Proteins from a single region of Nocardioides oleivorans:
- a CDS encoding AAA family ATPase: protein MTRLLLLNGAPGVGKSTIARRWAHDHPGTLVCDIDLLRTWVSGWRESFFDVGDHVRPAAQALIGGYLPSGDVVLPQLFARAAELDAFAAVATDAGADVAHVVLRDPLGGAAARFRRRCGDDPWHAEVVRLVEAAGGDAVITGHAERLDALVASRPGTLVVDSVEGDEDGTYAALVEALGR, encoded by the coding sequence GTGACCCGGCTGCTCCTGCTCAACGGTGCGCCCGGGGTCGGGAAGTCGACGATCGCGCGCCGGTGGGCGCACGACCACCCGGGCACCCTCGTCTGCGACATCGACCTGCTGCGCACCTGGGTCAGCGGGTGGCGTGAGTCGTTCTTCGACGTGGGCGACCACGTCCGGCCGGCCGCGCAGGCGCTGATCGGCGGCTACCTCCCCTCGGGGGACGTCGTCCTGCCGCAGCTCTTCGCCCGTGCTGCCGAGCTCGACGCCTTCGCCGCCGTGGCGACCGACGCGGGCGCCGACGTCGCGCACGTCGTGCTCCGCGACCCGCTCGGTGGCGCTGCTGCCCGCTTCCGCCGCCGTTGCGGCGACGACCCGTGGCACGCCGAGGTCGTGCGCCTGGTCGAGGCCGCCGGCGGCGACGCGGTCATCACCGGTCACGCCGAACGGCTCGACGCACTGGTCGCGAGCCGGCCGGGGACGCTGGTCGTCGACTCGGTCGAGGGCGACGAGGACGGCACGTACGCCGCGCTCGTCGAGGCGCTGGGCCGATAA
- a CDS encoding GntR family transcriptional regulator, producing MRLRVDQSSGVPPFEQVREAIKAQVGSGELEAGFRLPPVRSLADSLGLAANTVARAYKELEALGVVETRGRAGTFVAGRGVQASVRAAASSYVATVRQLGLADDAALDAVRRALGQ from the coding sequence ATGAGGCTCCGCGTGGACCAGTCCTCGGGCGTGCCGCCCTTCGAGCAGGTGCGCGAGGCGATCAAGGCGCAGGTCGGGTCGGGCGAGCTCGAGGCGGGCTTCCGCCTCCCGCCGGTCCGCTCGCTCGCGGACTCGCTGGGGCTCGCCGCCAACACAGTCGCCCGCGCCTACAAGGAGCTCGAGGCGCTCGGCGTCGTCGAGACCCGCGGCCGTGCCGGCACGTTCGTCGCCGGCAGGGGAGTCCAGGCGTCGGTGCGCGCCGCCGCGTCGTCGTACGTCGCCACCGTGCGGCAGCTCGGCCTCGCCGACGACGCCGCGCTCGACGCCGTACGCCGGGCGCTGGGGCAGTGA
- a CDS encoding dihydrofolate reductase → MSPRPDQRVVLVAAHARNRVIGDRGEIPWHLPHDFAHFKRETLGHTLVMGRRTWDSIGRPLPGRATIVVTRDESFDPGFEGVQVAHSLEDAFTRAALLPGDVMVAGGGEIYALALPWATHQVLTEVDLTPEGDAFYPEFPVDEWVEVRREVGEGCQWTWLERMEAAA, encoded by the coding sequence GTGAGCCCCCGCCCCGACCAGCGGGTCGTCCTGGTCGCCGCGCATGCCCGCAACCGCGTGATCGGCGACCGTGGCGAGATCCCGTGGCACCTGCCGCACGACTTCGCGCACTTCAAGCGGGAGACGCTCGGCCACACACTGGTCATGGGCCGCCGCACCTGGGACTCGATCGGTCGCCCGCTCCCGGGTCGCGCCACGATCGTGGTGACGCGCGACGAGTCGTTCGACCCCGGCTTCGAGGGCGTCCAGGTCGCGCACTCGCTCGAGGACGCCTTCACCCGCGCCGCGCTGCTGCCGGGCGACGTGATGGTCGCCGGCGGCGGTGAGATCTACGCGCTCGCCCTGCCCTGGGCGACCCACCAGGTGCTGACCGAGGTCGACCTGACTCCCGAGGGCGACGCGTTCTACCCCGAGTTCCCGGTCGACGAGTGGGTGGAGGTACGTCGCGAGGTCGGCGAGGGCTGCCAGTGGACATGGCTCGAGCGGATGGAAGCAGCCGCGTGA